A window of Bacteroidales bacterium genomic DNA:
CTACTTTAACCGAAATTCAAGCAAAAGCAGAATATTCCCTAATTAAAAACATCGATATATCTATTTTTCAAAATGCAATTATCTTAGTCGCAGAAGATAATCAGCTTAATCAATTTCTAATAAAAACACTTTTAATAAAACAAAACTTCAAAAATATACTTATTGCCAACAACGGAAAAGAAGCCATTGAATTATTACAAAACCACAACGTAAATTTAATACTAATGGATTTACACATGCCAGAAATGGACGGCTACGAAACCACTCATTTTATTCGAAACAATTTTACCAATGACAAGCAAAAAATACCCATTATTGCACTTACTGCAGCTGTTATACAAGGAGAAAAAGAAAAATGTCTGGCTATAGGCATGAACGATTACATTTCTAAACCATTTAATCCTAATGAATTATTTGAAAAAATCATTTTTTACTTAAACAAATAATCATATATTTACAAAAAAAATCAATGAAAGAAATACCCGATTTTTCATATTTAAACGAAGTGAGTGGTGGCGATTATACCATTATGCTTGAATTTATTCAAATATTTAAAGAGCAACTTCCCGAATTTATACAACAACTTAACGAAGCTATTCAAAATAAAAATTATAAACAAGTAGCAGCTATTGCTCATAAGGCTAAATCTACTGTTTCAATATTTGGCATGCACAGATGGGCAACACTATTAAAACAACTACAGATCGATATCAATCAAAACCATATTCCAGATAACCTTTCACAAATTGTAATTGATTTTGAAAAAGATTCACTAGAAACCATTGAAAAGGCATTGCAATATGCAGAAAAAAATAAATAAATACCTTACTTTACTAATTATCATGATTATGGCGGTAAAATGCAATATGTTTACAGCATCAGAAAAAGATTTAGTATATATAAAAGGTATTTATTACTATAAAAACACAAAAAAACCTTTTAACGGCATTACTAAAGATTACGATTCACTTGGAAATATTTATTCCGAATACAATTATAAAAATGGCAAACGATTTGGCAAAGCCCAAATTTGGTGGAGTAATGGTAAATTAGAATTTGAAGGAACATATGTAAATGGGCTTAAAGAAGGATTATTTAAAGGTTGGTATCCTAATGGACAAATAGGCACTATTCGAAATTACAAAGGAGGTCTTGAACATGGAGAGTGGAAAATATGGCACGAAAACGGGAACCTTAAAGAAAAAGGCCAATATGAAAAAGGTCTAAAAGTAGGTAAATGGAACTGGTACTACGAAAACGGGAAACTTTGGATAGAAATTAATTTTTGTAATGGATTAGAAAACGGAACATGGACAGCATGGTATCCCAATGGTCAAAAAAGAGAGGTTATTAATTATTCTAAAGGCAAAAAAAATGGACTTTGGCAAGAATGGAACGAAAAAGGTCGTTTATTATCTAAAGGTTTATACATTAACGATAAAGAAAATGGCAACTGGTACTATTTCTATCCAAATGGAAAGCTAAAAACTGAAATGTACTACGAAAATGGAAAATTAATATTTGAACAAAACTACGATACGCTGGGTA
This region includes:
- a CDS encoding Hpt domain-containing protein, whose product is MKEIPDFSYLNEVSGGDYTIMLEFIQIFKEQLPEFIQQLNEAIQNKNYKQVAAIAHKAKSTVSIFGMHRWATLLKQLQIDINQNHIPDNLSQIVIDFEKDSLETIEKALQYAEKNK
- a CDS encoding toxin-antitoxin system YwqK family antitoxin; amino-acid sequence: MFTASEKDLVYIKGIYYYKNTKKPFNGITKDYDSLGNIYSEYNYKNGKRFGKAQIWWSNGKLEFEGTYVNGLKEGLFKGWYPNGQIGTIRNYKGGLEHGEWKIWHENGNLKEKGQYEKGLKVGKWNWYYENGKLWIEINFCNGLENGTWTAWYPNGQKREVINYSKGKKNGLWQEWNEKGRLLSKGLYINDKENGNWYYFYPNGKLKTEMYYENGKLIFEQNYDTLGKPIKNYSTSLSSFTSSDTSSNKRLK